The Methanoregula sp. UBA64 genome contains the following window.
GAGAACTCCTCGGCGATCTTCTTGCCGCCGCCCTTGCCGAAGAGATCGATCTCTTCACCGCAGTGGGGGCAGATCATACCGCTCATGTTCTCGATGATACCGATCACCGGCAGTCCCAGTTTCTCGACGAACTTGATCGCTTTTTTCGAATCGAGGGTGGCGACATCCTGCGGCGTGGTAACGATCACGGCGCCCCGGACATTGGGGGCGAGCTGGGCGATCGTGAGGGCTTCGTCACCGGTTCCCGGCGGAAGATCCACGACAAGATAATCGAGGGAACCCCATTCGACATCGGTAAGGAACTGGTTGATCGCCGCCATCTTCATGGGCCCGCGCCAGATGATCGGGGTGCTCGTATCCGGGAGTAAAAATGCCATGGAGATGACCGCAAGGGATCCCGTGACCTTGACCGGGACAATCTTGTTTCCCATCGTCGCGAGTTTCTGGTCCTCTAACCCGAGCATTTTCGGGATATTGGGACCGTGCATGTCGAGGTCAAGCAGGCCGACATTGTACCCGTGGCTCGAAAGCGCATAGGCAAGGTTGACCGAGACCGTGGACTTGCCGACACCGCCCTTGCCCGAGAGGACAAGGATGACGTGTTTTACATCGATTGCTGCTTTCGGAGGAAGGCCCGGTTTTGCATCGGAACAGTTCCCGGCCGATGCGCAGCCGGAACATTCGTGAGAGCAG
Protein-coding sequences here:
- a CDS encoding Mrp/NBP35 family ATP-binding protein, coding for MAKKPEGKIPQTPTKESCSHECSGCASAGNCSDAKPGLPPKAAIDVKHVILVLSGKGGVGKSTVSVNLAYALSSHGYNVGLLDLDMHGPNIPKMLGLEDQKLATMGNKIVPVKVTGSLAVISMAFLLPDTSTPIIWRGPMKMAAINQFLTDVEWGSLDYLVVDLPPGTGDEALTIAQLAPNVRGAVIVTTPQDVATLDSKKAIKFVEKLGLPVIGIIENMSGMICPHCGEEIDLFGKGGGKKIAEEFSVPFLGAIPIDIEMRKAGDEGRPFIIRRGDSPTWASVDKVMESLVKVVEG